A DNA window from Solanum lycopersicum chromosome 3, SLM_r2.1 contains the following coding sequences:
- the LOC138347342 gene encoding uncharacterized protein, with amino-acid sequence MANLTKLEFTALQSSGRNYLSWVLDAEIHLDAMGLGDTIKEENKASNQNCARAMIFLRHHLDEILKIEYLTVKDPLVLWKNLKERFDYLKMVIHPKARYDWMHLRLQDFKSIHEYNSAMFRITSQLKLCRETVSEIDMMEKTFSTFHASNVLLQQQYREKGFKKYSELISHLLVAEQNNDLLLKNHENRPTGSEPLPEVNEAYAHHARRGKGRGPNRGRGRGRGRGRDYGQERHYARDCRTPKHLVELYQESLKKKEKNPEANFISENQVDITHLDIADFFAHPEGKIDHLIGDGSVNMEE; translated from the exons atggccAATCTTACAAAACTAGAGTTCACTGCCCTCCAAAGTTCGGGCAGGAACTACCTCTCATGGGTGTTGGATGCTGAAATCCACCTTGATGCAATGGGTCTTGGAGAcaccataaaagaagaaaataaggcaTCAAATCAAAACTGTGCACGAGCAATGATATTCTTGCGTCATCATCTTGACGAGATTCTGAAAATCGAATATCTGACAGTTAAGGATCCACTTGTTTTGTGGAAAAACCTAAAAGAAAGATTTGACTACTTAAAGATGGTCATACATCCAAAGGCACGATATGATTGGATGCATctaaggctacaagactttaagtCTATACATGAGTATAATTCTGCCATGTTCAGAATCACTTCTCAATTGAAATTATGTAGAGAAACGGTTAGTGAgattgatatgatggaaaagacATTCTCCACTTTCCATGCCTCGAATGTGCTCTTGCAGCAACAATATCGAGAGAAAGGTTTCAAAAAGTATTCTGAACTaatttctcatcttcttgtGGCCGagcaaaataatgatttattattgaaaaatcatgAGAATCGACCTACTGGATCTGAACCACTTCCTGAAGTGAATGAGGCGTACGCCCACCATGCTAGGCGTGGAAAAGGTCGCGGTCCTAATCGTGGACGTGGACGTGGACGTGGTCGTGGTCGTGATTATGGTCAAGAAC GTCATTATGCACGTGATTGTCGTACTCCCAAACACTTGGTTGAGCTTTATCAAGAATCactaaagaagaaagagaaaaatcctgaggcaaattttatctctgaaaatcaagttgacatCACGCACTTGGATATAGCAGATTTCTTCGCACATCctgaaggaaaaatagatcaCTTAATTGGTGATGGTTCTGTGAACATGGaagagtga